The Canis lupus dingo isolate Sandy chromosome 26, ASM325472v2, whole genome shotgun sequence genome has a segment encoding these proteins:
- the RITA1 gene encoding RBPJ-interacting and tubulin-associated protein 1, which produces MCSMKTPVELAVSGMQTLRLQHHCQGSYRVKARPSYVDETLFGSPAGTRPTPPDFDPPWVEKANRTSGVGTGASQASGANGSCETTSSRGNTPTLTLRKKNKYRLISHVPSYCDESLFGSRPEGTSWEGPWMAKGDAAKLHALFWTPPATPRGSHSSRSRETPLRAIHPAGPLKAEPKVAADSRKLSMAGLDSPHPLRRERSHSLTHLNAPSAGRQPASALHTNGPRDSRPSPSGVTFQSPRVTPRARSIRDSVPAAPQRGGATQKPKPPWK; this is translated from the exons ATGTGCAGCATGAAGACCCCCGTGGAGCTGGCAGTCAGTGGGATGCAGACCCTCCGCCTTCAGCACCATTGCCAGGGCAGCTACCGGGTCAAGGCCAGGCCGTCATATGTGGATGAGACATTGTTTGGCAGCCCTGCGGGTACCCGGCCCACACCACCAGACTTCGACCCACCCTGGGTGGAGAAGGCCAACAGAACCAGTGGAGTGGGCACAGGGGCATCACAGGCCTCAGGGGCCAATGGCAGCTGTGAGACCACCTCCTCCAGGGGCAACACCCCGACCCTCACACTAAGGAAGAAGAACAAATACAG ATTGATCAGCCACGTTCCTTCTTACTGTGATGAGTCACTGTTTGGCTCCCGACCGGAGGGCACTAGCTGGGAGGGCCCGTGGATGGCAAAGGGTGATGCTGCTAAACTCCATGCCCTCTTCTGGACACCTCCAGCCACCCCCAGGGGCAGCCACTCATCCCGCTCCCGGGAGACCCCGCTGCGAGCCATTCACCCAGCTGGTCCCTTGAAGGCAGAGCCCAAGGTGGCAGCAGACTCCCGGAAGCTGTCTATGGCTGGGTTGGACTCTCCGCACCCTCTGAGGCGGGAACGTTCCCATTCCCTCACACACCTGAATGCCCCCAGCGCTGGTCGCCAACCCGCCAGCGCCCTCCACACCAATGGGCCTCGGGATTCCCGGCCTTCCCCCTCAGGGGTGACCTTCCAGAGCCCCCGAGTGACTCCTAGGGCCCGCTCCATTCGTGATTCAGTGCCAGCTGCCCCCCAACGGGGTGGGGCCACCCAGAAACCAAAGCCCCCTTGGAAATGA